One Flavobacterium sp. 90 DNA segment encodes these proteins:
- a CDS encoding SDR family NAD(P)-dependent oxidoreductase — translation MTQISILGCGWLGLPLAKTLIAKGNSVNGSTTSENKLVVLDGEGINPFLVALENESISESIISFLAESEILIIDIPPKLRGNNNDSPRKVFVEKIENLIPFIEKSTAKKVLFVSSTAVYGNDNGIITEETIANPETESGKQLLLAEAVLQKNQNFETTILRFGGLIGEDRHPVKHLAGKENLENPDAPINLIHQNDCIRIIAEIISQSKWNEVFNAVAPFHPTRSEYYTKKAIEHNLISPKFSVEKSNIKKTISSEKIENLLNYKFKLEDY, via the coding sequence ATGACACAAATAAGCATATTAGGTTGCGGATGGCTTGGTCTGCCTTTAGCAAAAACACTAATCGCAAAAGGAAATTCAGTAAATGGATCAACAACTTCTGAGAATAAACTTGTTGTTTTAGACGGTGAAGGAATAAATCCGTTTTTGGTCGCGCTTGAAAACGAAAGTATTTCTGAAAGTATCATTTCGTTTTTAGCCGAAAGCGAAATCCTAATTATTGATATTCCGCCTAAATTGAGAGGAAATAATAATGACTCTCCTCGAAAGGTTTTTGTAGAAAAAATAGAAAATCTAATTCCGTTTATAGAAAAATCAACTGCAAAAAAAGTACTTTTTGTAAGTTCAACTGCGGTTTATGGCAATGACAACGGAATTATAACAGAAGAAACCATCGCAAATCCAGAAACCGAAAGCGGTAAACAATTGCTTTTGGCGGAAGCTGTTTTACAAAAAAATCAGAATTTCGAAACCACAATTTTACGCTTCGGCGGATTAATTGGCGAAGATCGTCATCCTGTAAAACATCTTGCAGGAAAGGAAAATCTTGAAAATCCAGACGCACCAATCAATTTAATTCATCAAAATGATTGCATCAGAATCATTGCCGAAATAATCAGCCAATCAAAATGGAATGAAGTTTTTAATGCCGTTGCACCTTTTCATCCAACTCGTTCAGAATACTACACAAAAAAAGCAATTGAGCATAATTTAATTTCACCCAAATTCAGCGTTGAAAAATCGAATATCAAAAAGACTATTTCAAGTGAGAAAATAGAAAACCTATTAAACTATAAATTTAAACTGGAGGATTATTGA
- a CDS encoding GNAT family N-acetyltransferase produces MEYSIRKCEVSDLPKLVILCQKHAEYEKADYSPEGKEEGLKKALFGENPKLNCFVVATDNDIVGYVSYTFDFSTWSAGDFLYMDCLYLEESARNFGIGEVLINKLKEIAKEKNCVNMQWRTPQFNERAIKFYNRIGAKGKEKICFFLDL; encoded by the coding sequence ATGGAATATTCAATAAGAAAGTGCGAAGTATCAGACTTGCCAAAACTGGTCATTTTATGTCAAAAACATGCCGAATATGAAAAAGCCGATTATTCTCCGGAAGGAAAAGAAGAAGGATTGAAAAAAGCATTGTTTGGTGAAAATCCAAAATTAAACTGTTTTGTAGTTGCAACCGATAACGACATTGTAGGATATGTATCTTATACTTTTGATTTTTCGACCTGGAGCGCGGGTGATTTTCTGTATATGGATTGTTTGTATCTCGAAGAAAGTGCCAGAAACTTTGGAATTGGCGAAGTCTTAATCAACAAACTAAAAGAAATTGCTAAAGAGAAAAACTGTGTCAATATGCAATGGCGAACGCCTCAGTTTAATGAAAGGGCGATAAAATTTTACAACAGAATTGGCGCAAAAGGAAAAGAGAAAATTTGTTTCTTTTTAGATTTGTAA
- a CDS encoding LysR family transcriptional regulator, translating to MEIRHLKLIKAIVEEGSITKAIDKLYLTQSALSHQLKEAEYQLGTPIFLRTNKKLVLTKAGEKIYDLANEILDKLSQTESQIKQMVYGEHGEIRISTECYSSYHWLPPVLKQFHNLYPNVELKIVTEATHIPIQKLLENTIDIAIISDQIKDNNIKYIELFQDEVVMAVSENHAWADKKYVVAEDFINEHLLIHSLPMETVTIHQFILAPAKVTPKKITPLPLTEASLEMVKADMGVMSMAKWALLPHLKNNPIKAVKIGKNGLKRKHFIAIRENEQYPDYFHHFITFLQNEINLQWNIQ from the coding sequence ATGGAAATCCGTCATTTAAAATTAATAAAGGCAATTGTCGAAGAAGGAAGTATTACCAAAGCAATTGATAAATTGTATTTGACACAATCGGCGTTGAGTCACCAACTTAAAGAAGCCGAATATCAATTGGGAACTCCAATTTTCCTGAGAACAAACAAAAAGCTGGTTTTGACCAAAGCTGGCGAGAAAATCTATGATCTTGCCAACGAAATCCTGGACAAACTCTCACAAACCGAGTCGCAAATCAAACAAATGGTTTATGGCGAACACGGCGAAATCAGAATTAGCACAGAATGTTATTCGAGTTATCACTGGCTTCCGCCGGTTTTAAAGCAATTCCATAATTTGTATCCAAATGTTGAATTGAAAATTGTAACCGAAGCCACTCACATTCCAATACAAAAACTACTAGAAAACACGATCGATATTGCCATTATCAGCGATCAGATCAAGGACAATAATATCAAGTATATTGAGCTTTTTCAGGATGAAGTTGTTATGGCAGTTTCTGAAAATCACGCTTGGGCAGATAAAAAATATGTTGTTGCGGAGGATTTTATCAACGAGCATTTGCTGATTCATTCTCTTCCGATGGAAACAGTCACGATTCACCAATTTATTTTGGCTCCAGCCAAAGTAACTCCGAAGAAAATTACGCCGCTTCCTTTGACAGAAGCTTCTCTGGAAATGGTAAAAGCAGATATGGGCGTGATGTCTATGGCAAAATGGGCATTATTACCACATTTGAAAAACAACCCGATAAAAGCCGTAAAAATTGGAAAGAACGGTTTAAAGAGAAAGCATTTTATCGCGATTAGAGAAAACGAGCAATATCCGGACTATTTTCATCATTTTATCACCTTTTTACAAAACGAAATCAATCTGCAATGGAATATTCAATAA
- a CDS encoding rhodanese-like domain-containing protein, producing METQIKHYENKLAFEMDPSDLFDALNNGEKLIVIDARKEFGFEAEHIPSAINIPHRQMTIESTNHLDKEVLYVTYCDGIGCNASTRGALNMAKLGFKVKELIGGIEWWKFDGYATEGTNGVKAGLKIECAC from the coding sequence ATGGAAACACAAATTAAACATTATGAAAACAAACTAGCCTTCGAAATGGATCCTTCTGATTTATTTGATGCTTTAAATAATGGCGAAAAATTAATTGTTATTGATGCCAGAAAAGAGTTTGGTTTTGAGGCAGAACATATTCCATCGGCGATTAATATTCCTCATCGCCAAATGACGATCGAAAGCACCAATCACTTGGATAAAGAGGTTTTGTATGTGACGTATTGCGACGGAATTGGGTGTAATGCTTCGACAAGAGGAGCGTTGAATATGGCTAAACTTGGTTTTAAGGTAAAAGAATTAATTGGCGGAATAGAGTGGTGGAAGTTCGATGGTTATGCCACCGAAGGAACAAATGGCGTAAAAGCAGGTTTGAAAATCGAATGTGCATGTTAG
- a CDS encoding M28 family peptidase, translating to MKKNQTSILGIAGILAILGIIYFTMMPQYISKNDEALADFSTERALNQVEIIAQKPHYVGSVNHELVANYLKLELNRIGLETSVQEGFTLNDKGLLVKSKNILARIKGTNNSKALLLLSHYDSAPHSFSKGASDDASGVATILEGVRAFLYSKQPQKNDIIILFSDAEELGLNGAALFVNKHPWAKDVGLVINFEARGSSGPSYMLMETNKGNEALVKEFSKAKTSYPVSNSLMYSIYKMLPNDTDLTVFREQGNIQGFNFAFIDGHFNYHTQQDDVQHLSRTTLAHQGTYLMPLLKYFANTDLNTTNSTEDDVYFSVPFSFISYPFAWVFPMTVIALGLLILFIFIGKAKRVITFREIFRGFLPLLGSIIISGLVTFLGWKIVLQIYPQYSDLLNGFTYNGHAYIGAFVTLSIAICFAFYHHFSETKVTMNHFVAPLLLWIIINGFLANSLTGAGFLIIPVYFGILLFGIFVLTQHYSLGLNLLFSIPALAIIAPFIVMFPIGLGLKILYGSAILTVLAFGLLLPVFGSFAKKSAWIMVFFAASIGFFVYAGYHSGYEHGKAKSNSLLYVYNANTNSAIWATYDVNLDDWTKSYLGEKNQKAVGLNNLPISSKYNSGFTYSAIAPVVDVPRPTIAFLQDSVVGNNRFLKIKITPNRKVNRYDIYANPKMRFFNFKANGVSTLRQKGNELEREGMRLISYYVVGNEPLVMEFNLNKSSIFDMDLIESSFDLMTNPLLKVKPRSDWMMPTPFVLNDAILIQEKIKKYTAPVATIPPATVIKDSTVIAKDSLNRL from the coding sequence ATGAAAAAAAACCAGACCTCAATTCTTGGCATCGCAGGCATTCTAGCAATTTTAGGTATCATTTACTTCACAATGATGCCTCAATATATTTCGAAAAATGATGAAGCACTTGCCGACTTTTCTACTGAAAGAGCCTTAAATCAAGTCGAGATTATTGCGCAAAAACCCCATTACGTTGGTTCAGTAAATCATGAATTAGTAGCCAATTATTTGAAGTTGGAGCTGAACAGAATTGGATTAGAGACAAGTGTTCAGGAAGGTTTTACTCTAAATGATAAAGGGCTTTTGGTTAAATCCAAAAACATTCTTGCCCGCATAAAAGGAACAAATAACTCCAAAGCGCTTTTATTGCTTTCGCATTACGATAGTGCACCACATTCTTTTTCAAAAGGCGCAAGTGACGATGCTTCGGGAGTTGCAACAATATTAGAAGGAGTTCGTGCTTTTTTATATTCTAAGCAACCACAAAAAAACGATATTATCATTCTTTTTTCAGATGCCGAAGAATTGGGTCTGAATGGCGCGGCACTTTTTGTAAACAAACATCCATGGGCAAAAGACGTTGGATTGGTAATCAACTTTGAAGCCAGAGGTTCTTCAGGACCAAGTTATATGTTGATGGAAACTAATAAAGGAAATGAAGCTCTTGTAAAAGAATTCTCGAAGGCAAAAACAAGCTATCCAGTTTCAAACTCTTTGATGTACAGTATTTACAAAATGCTTCCAAATGACACTGATTTAACCGTTTTTAGAGAACAAGGAAACATTCAGGGATTCAACTTTGCCTTCATAGACGGACATTTTAATTATCATACACAACAAGATGATGTTCAACATTTGAGCAGAACAACATTGGCGCATCAGGGAACTTATTTGATGCCTTTGCTAAAATACTTTGCAAATACAGACTTAAACACTACCAATTCAACTGAAGATGATGTTTACTTTAGCGTACCGTTTTCATTTATAAGTTATCCGTTTGCGTGGGTATTTCCAATGACTGTAATTGCTTTAGGTTTATTAATTCTTTTTATTTTTATCGGAAAAGCAAAACGTGTTATTACTTTCCGAGAAATCTTCAGAGGTTTTCTCCCTTTACTTGGATCTATAATAATTTCAGGATTAGTTACTTTTTTAGGATGGAAAATCGTTCTGCAAATCTATCCTCAATACTCAGATCTCCTTAACGGATTTACCTATAACGGTCATGCTTACATTGGAGCATTTGTAACACTTAGCATTGCGATTTGTTTTGCATTCTACCATCATTTCTCAGAAACAAAAGTGACAATGAATCATTTTGTTGCTCCTTTACTTCTTTGGATAATTATCAACGGATTTCTTGCCAACAGCTTAACCGGAGCAGGTTTCCTGATTATTCCGGTTTATTTTGGAATACTTTTATTTGGAATTTTCGTCCTGACGCAACATTATAGTTTAGGATTAAATTTATTATTCTCTATTCCGGCTTTAGCAATTATAGCGCCTTTTATTGTAATGTTTCCTATTGGTTTAGGTTTAAAAATCCTTTACGGAAGTGCCATTTTAACCGTATTAGCCTTTGGTTTATTACTTCCTGTATTTGGATCTTTTGCTAAAAAAAGCGCCTGGATAATGGTTTTCTTTGCAGCTTCTATTGGTTTCTTTGTTTACGCAGGATATCATTCCGGTTATGAACACGGAAAAGCAAAATCAAACAGTTTATTATATGTTTATAATGCGAATACAAACTCAGCAATCTGGGCAACTTATGACGTAAACCTAGACGATTGGACTAAAAGTTATTTGGGCGAAAAAAATCAAAAAGCAGTTGGATTAAACAACTTGCCAATCTCCAGCAAATACAATTCAGGATTTACCTATAGTGCAATTGCGCCGGTTGTTGATGTTCCAAGACCAACAATTGCTTTTTTACAAGACAGCGTTGTTGGGAATAACAGGTTCTTAAAAATAAAAATTACGCCAAACCGAAAAGTAAACCGATACGACATTTATGCAAATCCTAAAATGCGATTTTTCAATTTTAAAGCAAATGGAGTTTCAACTTTAAGACAAAAAGGAAATGAGTTAGAACGAGAAGGAATGCGCTTAATATCGTATTATGTGGTAGGCAATGAACCGCTTGTAATGGAATTCAACCTTAACAAATCGTCTATTTTTGATATGGATTTGATCGAAAGCTCCTTTGATTTAATGACAAATCCATTGCTTAAGGTTAAACCAAGAAGCGACTGGATGATGCCAACACCTTTTGTTTTGAATGATGCAATATTAATTCAGGAGAAAATAAAAAAATATACAGCTCCTGTAGCGACTATACCGCCAGCAACAGTAATAAAAGATAGTACCGTTATTGCAAAAGACAGCTTAAATCGATTGTAA
- a CDS encoding bifunctional GNAT family N-acetyltransferase/carbon-nitrogen hydrolase family protein: MQTKINKVELRNLEFDDYKQLKDSMVESYPEMADSYWKEDDIKRLLSIFPEGQLVILADGKVVGSALSLIVDEKLVDKRHNYRQILGDYTFSTHNKDAEILYGIDVFIHPNYRGLRLGRRLYDARKELCEQLNLKAIVFAGRIPNYGKYAKKLSPKNYIEKVKHKELHDPVLSFQLSNDFHVLRIIKNYLEGDEESKEFAVLLEWNNVYYDESPKLINLEKSVIRLGLVQWQMRPLNNLEEFFEQAEFFIDVVSGYGSDFALFPELFIAPLMADYNHLSEAEAIRELARYSDPIRKRFQEFSISYNINIITGSMPYLENGNLYNVGFLCKRDGTSEMYTKIHVTPNEVQHWGMKGGSQFKTFDTDCGKIGILICYDVEFPELSRILANEGMNILFVPFLTDTQNAYTRVKHCSQARAIENECYVAIAGCVGNLPKVNNMDIQYAQASVFTPSDFAFPSNGIKAEATPNTEMTLIVDVDLNLLKQLHEHGSVRILKDRRTDLYEIKKIEL; the protein is encoded by the coding sequence ATGCAGACGAAAATAAATAAAGTTGAGTTACGAAATCTAGAATTTGACGATTACAAACAATTGAAAGACTCAATGGTTGAATCGTATCCTGAAATGGCGGACTCTTACTGGAAAGAAGATGATATCAAAAGATTACTTTCTATTTTCCCTGAAGGTCAACTTGTTATTCTCGCAGACGGTAAAGTGGTTGGATCTGCATTATCGCTTATTGTAGATGAAAAACTGGTTGACAAAAGACACAATTACAGACAAATTCTTGGAGATTACACATTCTCTACACACAATAAAGACGCAGAGATTCTATACGGAATTGATGTATTTATCCATCCAAATTATCGCGGTTTACGATTGGGACGTCGTTTATATGATGCCCGAAAAGAACTCTGCGAACAACTTAATCTAAAAGCGATTGTTTTTGCAGGCAGAATTCCCAATTATGGTAAATATGCTAAAAAGCTTTCTCCAAAGAACTACATTGAAAAAGTAAAACATAAAGAATTACACGATCCTGTTCTTTCTTTTCAGTTAAGTAATGATTTTCACGTATTGAGAATCATCAAAAACTACTTAGAAGGCGACGAAGAATCAAAGGAATTTGCGGTTCTATTAGAATGGAATAATGTTTATTATGACGAAAGTCCAAAATTAATTAACCTCGAAAAAAGCGTTATCAGATTAGGTTTGGTTCAATGGCAAATGCGTCCATTAAATAATTTGGAAGAGTTTTTTGAGCAGGCAGAATTTTTTATTGATGTCGTTTCCGGTTACGGAAGTGATTTTGCCTTATTTCCCGAACTTTTCATTGCACCTTTAATGGCCGATTATAATCATTTATCAGAAGCAGAAGCAATTCGGGAACTTGCCAGATATTCTGATCCAATCAGAAAGCGTTTTCAGGAATTTTCAATTTCCTACAACATCAATATTATTACAGGAAGTATGCCTTATCTGGAAAATGGTAATTTGTACAATGTTGGTTTTCTGTGCAAAAGAGACGGAACTTCAGAGATGTACACCAAAATTCACGTAACTCCAAACGAAGTGCAACATTGGGGAATGAAAGGCGGTTCTCAGTTTAAAACTTTTGATACAGATTGCGGTAAAATCGGAATTTTGATTTGTTATGATGTTGAATTTCCGGAACTTTCAAGAATTTTAGCAAACGAAGGAATGAATATACTATTTGTTCCGTTTTTGACAGATACACAAAATGCTTATACGCGCGTAAAACATTGTTCGCAAGCTCGTGCAATCGAAAACGAATGTTATGTAGCCATTGCAGGTTGCGTTGGAAACTTGCCTAAAGTCAATAATATGGACATTCAGTATGCGCAAGCTTCTGTTTTTACGCCTTCTGATTTTGCTTTTCCAAGTAATGGAATAAAAGCTGAAGCAACTCCAAACACTGAAATGACCTTGATTGTTGACGTTGATTTAAACCTGCTGAAACAACTTCATGAACATGGAAGTGTTCGAATTTTAAAGGATCGAAGAACTGATTTATATGAAATAAAAAAAATAGAATTATGA
- the ssb gene encoding single-stranded DNA-binding protein, with amino-acid sequence MNGMKNRVQLIGNVGNDPEVKTLENGTKLAHLNIATTERYKNDKGEKVEQTEWHRVTAWGKTAEIVEKYVEKGKEVGIEGKLIHRSYDDKNGEKRYITEVVVSEILLLSK; translated from the coding sequence ATGAACGGAATGAAAAACAGAGTACAATTAATTGGAAACGTAGGAAACGATCCAGAAGTTAAAACATTAGAAAACGGAACTAAATTAGCACATTTGAATATCGCAACAACCGAAAGATATAAAAACGATAAAGGCGAAAAAGTCGAACAAACCGAATGGCATCGTGTCACAGCTTGGGGAAAAACGGCTGAAATTGTCGAAAAATATGTCGAAAAAGGAAAAGAAGTCGGTATCGAAGGAAAACTAATTCACAGAAGTTATGATGATAAAAACGGTGAAAAAAGATATATTACAGAAGTTGTTGTAAGCGAGATTTTGTTGCTTAGTAAGTAA
- a CDS encoding DUF2461 domain-containing protein, with the protein MKNNIIIPKSSLNFLTELKENNNKPWFDAHKQEYLVELNHIETFAGALLEELSKTDVLETASGKKSVYRIYRDIRFSKDKTPFKTFWGGSYTRATKERRGGYYFHIEKGNTFLAGGFWGPNAADLKRIRAEFDHDDQPIQKILNAKSFVSNFGNLQGEQVKTSPKGYDKDHKAIDLLRYKQFLVIKRFTDSEVLSDNFLEQALDGFKNMRPFFDYMSEILTTDINGASVL; encoded by the coding sequence ATGAAAAACAATATTATAATTCCTAAATCCAGTCTTAACTTTTTGACTGAACTTAAAGAAAACAATAACAAACCCTGGTTTGATGCCCATAAACAAGAATATCTAGTCGAATTAAATCATATTGAAACTTTTGCGGGCGCTTTGCTTGAAGAACTTTCCAAAACAGATGTTTTAGAAACTGCTTCGGGTAAAAAAAGTGTTTATAGAATTTATCGTGACATTCGTTTCTCAAAAGACAAAACTCCTTTCAAAACATTTTGGGGCGGCAGTTATACCAGAGCTACAAAAGAAAGACGCGGTGGCTATTATTTTCATATCGAAAAAGGAAATACTTTTCTCGCTGGTGGATTCTGGGGACCAAATGCTGCAGACTTAAAACGCATTCGAGCCGAATTTGATCATGATGATCAACCAATACAAAAGATATTAAATGCAAAATCTTTTGTCAGCAATTTTGGAAATTTACAAGGCGAACAAGTTAAAACGTCTCCAAAAGGGTATGACAAAGATCATAAAGCCATTGATTTACTTCGCTATAAACAGTTTTTGGTAATCAAACGTTTTACAGATTCTGAGGTTTTAAGTGATAATTTTCTTGAACAAGCTTTGGACGGTTTCAAAAATATGAGACCCTTTTTTGATTATATGAGCGAAATTCTAACAACAGACATTAATGGAGCTTCTGTTTTATAA
- a CDS encoding ferritin — translation MLSKNIEAALNKQIRIEAESSQTYLSMACWAEVHGLEGIAQFMYTQSDEERAHMLKLVKYVNERGGHAQITDLKAPKTSYTTFKEMFEALYNHEIFVSESINELVHITFENKDYATHNFLQWYVSEQIEEEATAKSILDKINLIGDDKGGLYLFDRDIQQLTVTSSIAINPK, via the coding sequence ATGTTATCAAAAAATATAGAAGCAGCATTAAACAAGCAAATTCGCATAGAGGCAGAATCTTCGCAAACCTACCTTTCTATGGCTTGTTGGGCCGAAGTGCACGGACTTGAGGGAATCGCTCAATTTATGTACACACAATCAGACGAAGAGCGCGCACACATGCTTAAATTAGTAAAGTATGTAAACGAACGTGGAGGTCATGCTCAGATTACCGATCTAAAAGCGCCTAAAACTTCTTATACTACATTTAAAGAAATGTTTGAAGCACTTTACAACCACGAAATTTTTGTTTCGGAATCAATTAACGAATTGGTTCACATAACTTTTGAAAATAAAGATTATGCAACACATAATTTCTTACAATGGTATGTATCTGAACAAATCGAAGAAGAAGCTACTGCTAAATCTATTTTAGACAAAATCAACTTAATTGGAGATGATAAAGGTGGACTTTATTTGTTTGATCGTGATATTCAGCAATTAACGGTTACAAGCTCGATTGCAATCAATCCAAAATAA